The following is a genomic window from Cryptococcus neoformans var. neoformans B-3501A chromosome 12, whole genome shotgun sequence.
AGAGACCCAGAGTGTATGGGTCGTCACCGATAGTTACACTGACGGCGTCTTCAGGCACATACAAGTCAGCGGACGATTACTAATACGtcgaaagagaaagacatACAGTTGTCAAAGACGGTAGGAACATACTCGGATGGGAACTTATTGGTAGTGTACGAGATGAGCAAGCAGGTCCTATGGATCGTGTGAGTTGCAGTGTACCGGCGAGAGGCTCATGCGGAATGACGAGGACTTACTTTCCAACGGCACCGTCTCCGACTACGACACACTTGATTGTCTGCATGGTTGGCTAGGAGGGTTGTGGCTGTGTCCTCTGGGAGCGTTggaggggaaaagaaagggctgaagaggaaaaaggtgGATGTATGATTCAAAACGAACATGGGTAGATGTTGTGGCGGTGGTGAGGAATGGTGTAtgttatttatttatttttattAACCTCATGTTTACTTGATTGGGAAATTCATTAGGACCATTACAACCGTGTTTTCAACCAACTCTAAATGAGCTGATGATTATGTAATGTGATTCCTGTGAACTGTGGCTAAACAGGGCCGAGACTTTGCAGGGATGTGGCGGTTTTCGGTCGAGCTAGTGATTCTTCGTCTTGGGGGGCTTTTTCTGtgtctccttttcccttggCTATACGGACCATAAAAAAACTGTACGTAAATTGTTCATTCATTCTTCAAGGAGAATAGCTATATATATGTACTACACCTTTACATTGGCGGTGTGGGAGACTGGAAACAGATACCTCCCCTACGAGTAACAACCAAGTTTTTATATTCCGACGTCCGCGAGCATAATCTCCCTTCACCCTCGCCCTGATGAAAAACACGTCGAAAGCCAACTCCAACTATACCCCTCACCCGCTCGCAGGTTTCACTGGCAAACCTCCAAAACTAGCCCTCGTTGCTCTCTTCTGCGCTGCTGTCACTGTCGTGTGGGTCGGTTTCGGCACCCCTGCTCCTGGTCCTGCTCCTACGGCCACTCCTGTCTTTGCCCCTTCCCCAACCTCAGCGCTAGCTGGCGCAGGAGCTAAAGCCACGCTTCCCATTGCAACCCCTGACTTTTTTGTCAACGGACTCGAAATCGTCGCTCGCCGTCTCTTTGACTGCGGGCACCCATCAGGTGGTGTTGCAGGTGCTGTTCTCACTAACGGTCCCTTAAGCCCGTTTATAGGTGCAGATAGGCCGGAGGGAGCAGAGCGGATATGGTTAGCCGCCGGAGCTGACGCCgtggtggaaagagatggtaGATTGGGAGTGGATTTAGAATTGGTAGACATGGTGGATGTGGGCGGTGTTTGTCGACGCGGGACAAACTGGATGGCTATCAGCTTCTGTCATCTAGCAAGTACAGGCATACTCACCGGTAAACCAAACGATTCAGAAGGCGGATGATCAGGCTTGATTTGAGCGAGAGTTGCAAACTACCGGCTATCAGTTCTTGAGTCCCCCAAGGTAGAGAAAGACATACAAGCTGGAACAAATCCTCTCTCAACACACTCGCCAACAAACTTCCTCCGGCCAGCTTTGCCCTCCTCGCAAATTCTCTTGCCTCACTTAAATGCACCCATATTCCACTGACGCCATTGCTATACTCCATACCTGATGTTGACGACTGTACAATGTGTCTCGCGGCAAGACGGGCTTGCGAAATGGGATGGTCGAGATATTCAGAGTGCTTAGACGGAGATACACCAAGCGCATGGAGAAGGGCGTTCGCATTGACTAAGGTGATTTCGTAAGAACAATCTAATCTCAAAAGAACCATAATGCCACTTACCAAAATCGGTATCCAGCCTTCGCAACAAAACTTGCTTCCCTGAtccattccttccctcAAACAAATGAGCATACACAGGGATATTATCCACAACACATGCATCAACACCAGGACAAAGCGGTTTCGTGATCGTTGCAATTTTGCCTCCCGAACGGCTGCTCCCACTACCACTTGAGGCGGTGCTCGGGGTAGAGCTACGTGACGGCGTGGCAGAGCTAGGAATGGGCTTAGTATTCTTCGCGATGGGCTTCGGCACGTGTACGGGTTGTCCGGAAGCGGTAGAAGCAGTAACAAGAGTACTAGAAGCCTGCGCGCTATCAGACAAGGTCGTTGGCAGGGCCACTATAGCTATTCCCTTCTCATTCGGCGCTGAAGCTGAAATAACCGGAACCGGAGTCGGTTGAAGGGCAAGTACACTAGAAGATGGAGCTGAACCCGAGATGGGGCTTGATGTGGCTGGACGCTGTAAAGCCGGCGCAAGCGCCGAAGCGGTCGAGGTTGAAGGTGTCGCTGGAGTCGTTGCCGATGTAGAGTAAGGTGCTGTCGTAGACGCAGAGCTCGTACCCATAATGTCATCCACCTCTTGTTGAGTCAACGCCGCGTCCAGCATGCCCACCCCTAAACCCATACCTAAATCACGTTTCCCACTAATTCCCTGCCCAAACACACTCTGTAAAGGCGGAGAAACCAGCGCTTTCGGGTCAACAGACATCATATGTTGACCTTCTCCCGGAGTTGCCAGACTCGAGTTTGAGACGCTATGCAGCACCATTGGACTCAACGCCCCCGGTGTCGGTAACTGAAGAGAATCCGTCGAGCTCGAACCCCATGGTGTAGCGCTACTGGGTGCTTCCCAAGGACTAGGAGTGATGTCCGTATCGGATAACTCGGCTCGGACAGTTTGACGATAAGCTTCAAGCATGACACGGTGTCGTTCGGCTTTCTCCTTGCAGGCTTTACGGTGCTCTTCCTCACGTGCGTCGGCTTCAACCCGCGCTTTTTCCAGATCTTCGGTACCGATCGCATCGTCAacctcattctcatcttccccgcCTGCTGCTGTCGCCAACCCGGAACCTGAGTCGCTCACCGGAGTGAGACGCTCGAAACATGATTTTGACTTTCGTCTGCGTGTGGCAGTTGATGTGGCCGTATGTGAACGCGTCGCCCGCTTGCCAGACGAACATACACCAATTCCTCCCCAACAACCCAATTTCTGTCCATCAGACTTGTCCTTCCCCCCTTTTCTCGGTCTTCCTCTATGCGGTGTCCGCTCTGTCTTGACTGTCGGTAACCACCCATCAAGTTCCTCCACGCTAACACTCTCCGGACCCAAAATCTTCTCGTCCGCCACGCTCTCCATCCCAATATCATCGTAATCTGGCCCGTCACTTGGTCCATAAGAAGGTGTCGAACTCGCACGAGAGGATTGCATCGGCTCATCTTCGATagaagaaggagtgggGAAGTCTTCGGGTTCGGCCTTGACTCGAATTGTAGCAGCAGCTTCTTGCGCCCAAAGAGCGGTATGAAGACGACGGTCGTGTTCAGGTGAAGCAATCTCGTCGATGGTGGAATTTAGATCGACATCTGAAAAGGTATCCTCCGCCTTAACAGGCAATTCTCCAGTTTCGTCCAGCCATggctcatcatccacatccataTTCTCGTCCGGATCGAACGAACCTCGCAATTTAGAAAAGTGCTGAGTAGGGCTGAAATCGACCGGGGGAGCTTGGTGAAAAGCTTTGAACGGTCGGACGTTGGGAGAGGGAATAGGGCTCGAATTAACCACCCAATCATTAAGAGGAAGACCACCGGCGTCGATAGCTTTCAGTTTGTTACGAAAACTGTTTCGAGCGGTAGCAGATGTCGCGATAGATCCCGGTTCACTGATACTAGGCGAATCTGTCCCTGTCGGACGCGATTCACTTTGAATTAGCTCAAACCCTTTTCCCAACCCAATATCTTCCTCTGGCTCCTCCAAAGGGAACAAAACTCTCAAAGCATCCGTCGCTTCCTTGACCTtggcttcatcttccaacgACCAAGCTGCTTTGgtttcatcctccacacTGTCTCGTATAATGACATCGGACGCCACACCCCATTCCAGGTCAACAacttcgtcttcctcacttGAGCTCGAGTAGTCAAGATGGCGTTGATTGTGGTCATATCGAGCTGTCCAAGTGGTGTTATCCAGCGAAtgtgaaggaaaaggggacGTATGAGGAGGGGCGAAAGTATTGATagcaggagaagggaagaagagatcgaCAAAGGGAGGTTGTTGCGATAAGCGAGATGAACCAAAAACTCGCGGTGACCCATTCATGACAAGTGGTGGCGGTGGACCTTTTCGCATTGGGCGAGAGGATTGGAGTCGGGATGAGCTGTCAATTTCTATATCGGAATCGCTAGTGTCGCTATCTGACGATGAATCGTATCGCCTTGGCGCAGTCCCCTCATGCTTGGATACAG
Proteins encoded in this region:
- a CDS encoding hypothetical protein (Match to EST gb|CF190659.1|CF190659); protein product: MARPIRPAPGPTTPSAGPSTSLRTSARTHRQSASTSVTSTSTSALTPGPSTPASDGTGARNVSARRAPAVEAKTHGLRSTGSSVERTPCPFPAQFGGRANCGIAEEDEADEVLMGILSAIAFYDNRALSVEEIALTCFQQGWLRPPSAAIEPTTPINNAIRSYIKRCEKAKRHCLLAKYQLAGSVVESVLEVALHPDAFNGSTRPRGAVWFLLSGSGAGSGKAKWKSPFEGLEIPKMPPRKPAPKKQKENKRVDEKKQAVREKSKDKALAPVKIRLVLAGGNGEEESQSEKSRSRSVSVSKDSIISEVKVEPVSKHEGTAPRRYDSSSDSDTSDSDIEIDSSSRLQSSRPMRKGPPPPLVMNGSPRVFGSSRLSQQPPFVDLFFPSPAINTFAPPHTSPFPSHSLDNTTWTARYDHNQRHLDYSSSSEEDEVVDLEWGVASDVIIRDSVEDETKAAWSLEDEAKVKEATDALRVLFPLEEPEEDIGLGKGFELIQSESRPTGTDSPSISEPGSIATSATARNSFRNKLKAIDAGGLPLNDWVVNSSPIPSPNVRPFKAFHQAPPVDFSPTQHFSKLRGSFDPDENMDVDDEPWLDETGELPVKAEDTFSDVDLNSTIDEIASPEHDRRLHTALWAQEAAATIRVKAEPEDFPTPSSIEDEPMQSSRASSTPSYGPSDGPDYDDIGMESVADEKILGPESVSVEELDGWLPTVKTERTPHRGRPRKGGKDKSDGQKLGCWGGIGVCSSGKRATRSHTATSTATRRRKSKSCFERLTPVSDSGSGLATAAGGEDENEVDDAIGTEDLEKARVEADAREEEHRKACKEKAERHRVMLEAYRQTVRAELSDTDITPSPWEAPSSATPWGSSSTDSLQLPTPGALSPMVLHSVSNSSLATPGEGQHMMSVDPKALVSPPLQSVFGQGISGKRDLGMGLGVGMLDAALTQQEVDDIMGTSSASTTAPYSTSATTPATPSTSTASALAPALQRPATSSPISGSAPSSSVLALQPTPVPVISASAPNEKGIAIVALPTTLSDSAQASSTLVTASTASGQPVHVPKPIAKNTKPIPSSATPSRSSTPSTASSGSGSSRSGGKIATITKPLCPGVDACVVDNIPVYAHLFEGRNGSGKQVLLRRLDTDFDCSYEITLVNANALLHALGVSPSKHSEYLDHPISQARLAARHIVQSSTSGMEYSNGVSGIWVHLSEAREFARRAKLAGGSLLASVLREDLFQLFATLAQIKPDHPPSESFGLPFVPRRQTPPTSTMSTNSKSTPNLPSLSTTASAPAANHIRSAPSGLSAPINGLKGPLVRTAPATPPDGCPQSKRRRATISSPLTKKSGVAMGSVALAPAPASAEVGEGAKTGVAVGAGPGAGVPKPTHTTVTAAQKRATRASFGGLPVKPASG